The following proteins are co-located in the bacterium genome:
- the truB gene encoding tRNA pseudouridine(55) synthase TruB — MDGLLLLDKPGGLTSSDAVLKVKRLLKRKVGHGGTLDPQATGLLLVFVGKATKIIPFFYPLEKRYIAKAKFGITTDTQDIWGNIQSEKDASFLAKGDIEKAIPGFIGTIEQIPPMVSALHHQGRRLYELAREGKIVEREKRRVSIYQLELIDFMDGKQPEATFKTACSGGTYIRTLFFDMGEALGTGASLSFLRRTAIGKFSIENAVTLESLKEKAKEKKIEGFIISMSDALYFMDEAVIEDAERIMEGRPVRIEGKEGLLKISTRDGIFIGIGENKKGILRPIKIIATYNDLL, encoded by the coding sequence ATGGATGGATTGTTATTGCTAGATAAACCAGGAGGGCTTACCTCATCTGATGCTGTTTTGAAGGTAAAACGCCTTCTTAAAAGAAAGGTAGGACATGGTGGAACCCTTGATCCTCAAGCAACCGGTCTCCTTCTTGTCTTTGTTGGAAAGGCAACAAAGATTATACCCTTCTTCTATCCACTTGAAAAGAGATATATTGCCAAGGCAAAATTTGGTATAACCACAGATACCCAGGACATTTGGGGGAATATACAATCTGAAAAGGATGCCTCCTTTCTTGCAAAAGGTGATATAGAGAAGGCAATTCCAGGATTCATAGGAACAATTGAGCAAATTCCTCCCATGGTATCAGCCCTTCATCATCAAGGAAGAAGGCTTTATGAATTGGCAAGGGAGGGGAAAATCGTTGAGAGAGAAAAAAGGAGGGTTTCTATTTATCAATTAGAGCTTATTGATTTTATGGATGGAAAACAACCAGAGGCAACGTTTAAAACAGCATGCTCTGGCGGAACATACATTAGAACATTATTCTTTGATATGGGAGAGGCATTAGGTACAGGTGCATCCTTAAGCTTTTTAAGAAGAACAGCTATTGGTAAATTTTCTATTGAAAATGCAGTTACATTAGAATCCCTCAAGGAAAAAGCCAAAGAGAAAAAAATAGAAGGCTTTATAATCTCAATGAGCGATGCCCTTTATTTTATGGATGAGGCAGTAATAGAGGATGCTGAAAGAATAATGGAGGGAAGACCAGTGAGGATAGAGGGAAAGGAGGGTTTGCTAAAAATATCAACCAGGGATGGAATTTTTATTGGAATAGGAGAAAATAAAAAGGGGATTTTAAGGCCTATAAAGATTATTGCAACCTATAATGACCTTTTATAA
- the ribF gene encoding riboflavin biosynthesis protein RibF → MIIHKGDIPILNYPSCIIPGIFDGLHIGHQHLIKQAIESSKKSNITPILFTFLQHPRSSQYILQEKERDRILAELGIKHLVLADFNRIEGLSPSQYIELLLTNLKMKELWCGQDFCFGKNRRGNVKRLKVMGKEKGFLVFVIEEISFSNTRISTSLIKDLLLQGRIKEANSFLKRPLSFSGIVFLSQGRGKKFGFPTANLIWDENLFCPRKGVYFVKIRVDNEIFNGMANLGIRPTFDEKNLILETHIFDFNRNIYGKEITIFFHQWIRDEIRFDNENELFLKIKDDKERC, encoded by the coding sequence ATGATTATCCACAAGGGTGATATTCCCATCTTAAATTATCCTAGTTGTATTATCCCAGGAATCTTTGATGGACTTCACATTGGCCATCAACATTTGATAAAACAGGCAATAGAATCTTCAAAAAAGAGCAATATTACCCCTATTCTTTTTACATTTTTACAACATCCAAGATCTTCTCAATACATTCTTCAGGAAAAGGAGAGGGATAGAATCCTTGCTGAATTAGGGATAAAACACCTTGTTCTTGCTGATTTTAACAGAATAGAAGGGCTCTCTCCCTCTCAATATATAGAGCTTTTGCTTACAAACCTTAAGATGAAAGAGCTCTGGTGTGGTCAAGATTTTTGTTTTGGAAAAAACAGAAGGGGAAATGTGAAGAGGCTTAAGGTAATGGGAAAGGAAAAGGGATTTTTGGTGTTTGTTATTGAAGAGATTTCTTTTTCCAATACCCGTATAAGCACCTCCTTGATAAAAGACCTCCTTTTACAAGGAAGGATAAAAGAGGCTAATTCTTTCCTTAAAAGACCCTTAAGCTTCTCTGGAATTGTTTTTTTATCGCAAGGAAGGGGAAAAAAATTTGGTTTTCCCACTGCAAATCTTATCTGGGATGAAAATTTGTTTTGCCCAAGAAAAGGGGTATATTTTGTAAAAATAAGGGTAGATAATGAAATATTTAATGGAATGGCAAATCTTGGGATAAGACCGACATTTGATGAAAAAAACCTTATCCTTGAGACACATATTTTTGACTTCAATAGGAATATTTATGGAAAAGAGATAACCATATTTTTTCATCAATGGATAAGGGATGAAATAAGATTTGATAATGAAAATGAGCTATTTCTTAAGATTAAGGATGACAAGGAGCGATGCAG